In Lycium ferocissimum isolate CSIRO_LF1 chromosome 11, AGI_CSIRO_Lferr_CH_V1, whole genome shotgun sequence, a single genomic region encodes these proteins:
- the LOC132037656 gene encoding amino acid transporter AVT1I-like isoform X1 has translation MEPKSNDGSSNIRVRLLEEDSIQQSVYGPTSFARTCFNGLNALSGVGILSVPYALASGGWLSLIFLFIIAISTYYTGLLIKRCMDIDPTIRSYPDIGERAFGFFGRMLVSTTMNVELYMVVTGFLILEGDNLQNLFGDIEVQIFGLTIGGKQSFVILITLIILPTVWLNNMRMLSYISASGVMASIVLLGSILWAAVFDGIGFQPNETQFLNWKGMPTAISLYAFCYCAHPVFPTLYTSMINPKKFSKVMFVCFLLCTISYASMAIVGYLMFGPNVLSQITLNLPTNKLSTKVAIYTTLVNPIAKYSLMIKPVANTIENQLPIHYNKRVYNLLIRTTLVLSTVIVALTIPFFGYLMSLVGAFLSITASIVLPCLCFLKISGIYYTVGFEQVVIEGIVIMGIAIMVVGTYTSVLEIISHL, from the exons ATGGAGCCTAAATCAAACGATGGCTCCTCAAATATAAGAGTGCGGCTGCTAGAGGAAGATAGTATTCAACAGTCTGTTTATGGACCAACATCTTTTGCAAGAACTTGTTTCAATGGACTCAATGCTTTGTCAG GAGTTGGCATACTTTCAGTACCTTACGCATTAGCATCAGGAGGATGGTTAAGTTTGATATTTCTCTTTATTATTGCCATCTCGACTTATTACACTGGCTTATTAATTAAAAGATGCATGGACATCGATCCAACCATCAGAAGTTACCCCGACATAGGGGAACGCGCGTTTGGATTTTTCGGACGAATGCTTGTCTCCACGACAATGAACGTGGAACTTTACATGGTCGTAACAGGTTTCTTGATTTTAGAGGGCGATAATTTACAAAACTTATTCGGAGACATAGAAGTTCAAATATTTGGGCTTACAATTGGTGGAAAACAAAGTTTTGTGATTCTCATAACCCTCATTATCTTGCCCACTGTTTGGCTGAACAATATGAGGATGCTTTCTTATATATCTGCCAGTGGAGTAATGGCATCTATTGTACTACTTGGATCTATCTTGTGGGCTGCTGTATTTGATGGGATTGGATTTCAACCAAATGAAACACAGTTTCTAAACTGGAAAGGGATGCCAACTGCTATTAGCCTCTATGCCTTCTGTTATTGTGCTCATCCAGTTTTCCCAACCTTATATACTTCCATGATAAATCCAAAAAAGTTCTCCAAG GTCATGTTTGTTTGCTTTCTACTTTGCACCATCAGCTATGCATCAATGGCTATTGTGGGATATCTCATGTTTGGTCCAAATGTACTTTCCCAAATAACCTTAAACCTCCCCACCAATAAACTCAGCACAAAAGTTGCAATTTACACCACACTAGTCAACCCAATTGCAAAGTATAGCTTGATGATAAAACCAGTGGCGAATACTATTGAAAATCAACTTCCTATTCATTACAACAAAAGGGTCTACAACCTACTTATTAGAACAACTTTAGTACTTAGTACTGTCATCGTAGCATTAACTATCCCCTTTTTTGGATATCTCATGTCACTTGTTGGAGCATTTTTGAGCATTACGGCTTCCATAGTACTCCCATGCTTGTGCTTCTTAAAGATTTCTGGGATTTATTATACAGTGGGATTTGAGCAAGTAGTTATAGAGGGGATTGTGATAATGGGCATAGCCATTATGGTTGTAGGTACTTATACTTCTGTGTTAGAAATTATCAGTCATTTGTAA
- the LOC132037656 gene encoding amino acid transporter AVT1J-like isoform X2: MDIDPTIRSYPDIGERAFGFFGRMLVSTTMNVELYMVVTGFLILEGDNLQNLFGDIEVQIFGLTIGGKQSFVILITLIILPTVWLNNMRMLSYISASGVMASIVLLGSILWAAVFDGIGFQPNETQFLNWKGMPTAISLYAFCYCAHPVFPTLYTSMINPKKFSKVMFVCFLLCTISYASMAIVGYLMFGPNVLSQITLNLPTNKLSTKVAIYTTLVNPIAKYSLMIKPVANTIENQLPIHYNKRVYNLLIRTTLVLSTVIVALTIPFFGYLMSLVGAFLSITASIVLPCLCFLKISGIYYTVGFEQVVIEGIVIMGIAIMVVGTYTSVLEIISHL; the protein is encoded by the exons ATGGACATCGATCCAACCATCAGAAGTTACCCCGACATAGGGGAACGCGCGTTTGGATTTTTCGGACGAATGCTTGTCTCCACGACAATGAACGTGGAACTTTACATGGTCGTAACAGGTTTCTTGATTTTAGAGGGCGATAATTTACAAAACTTATTCGGAGACATAGAAGTTCAAATATTTGGGCTTACAATTGGTGGAAAACAAAGTTTTGTGATTCTCATAACCCTCATTATCTTGCCCACTGTTTGGCTGAACAATATGAGGATGCTTTCTTATATATCTGCCAGTGGAGTAATGGCATCTATTGTACTACTTGGATCTATCTTGTGGGCTGCTGTATTTGATGGGATTGGATTTCAACCAAATGAAACACAGTTTCTAAACTGGAAAGGGATGCCAACTGCTATTAGCCTCTATGCCTTCTGTTATTGTGCTCATCCAGTTTTCCCAACCTTATATACTTCCATGATAAATCCAAAAAAGTTCTCCAAG GTCATGTTTGTTTGCTTTCTACTTTGCACCATCAGCTATGCATCAATGGCTATTGTGGGATATCTCATGTTTGGTCCAAATGTACTTTCCCAAATAACCTTAAACCTCCCCACCAATAAACTCAGCACAAAAGTTGCAATTTACACCACACTAGTCAACCCAATTGCAAAGTATAGCTTGATGATAAAACCAGTGGCGAATACTATTGAAAATCAACTTCCTATTCATTACAACAAAAGGGTCTACAACCTACTTATTAGAACAACTTTAGTACTTAGTACTGTCATCGTAGCATTAACTATCCCCTTTTTTGGATATCTCATGTCACTTGTTGGAGCATTTTTGAGCATTACGGCTTCCATAGTACTCCCATGCTTGTGCTTCTTAAAGATTTCTGGGATTTATTATACAGTGGGATTTGAGCAAGTAGTTATAGAGGGGATTGTGATAATGGGCATAGCCATTATGGTTGTAGGTACTTATACTTCTGTGTTAGAAATTATCAGTCATTTGTAA